The Bryobacteraceae bacterium genome includes a window with the following:
- a CDS encoding transcriptional regulator — MTMPPEEDPVPRYADVFAALGTEARLRIIRVLLAAHPQGLFAGEIQSALGIPASTLSHHLDKLKSEKLVRVRRSGTFLRYTADVDTLREVVTFLYAQCCGRGRETPLGDVTQLCAPPPTSV, encoded by the coding sequence ATGACCATGCCCCCCGAGGAAGATCCGGTTCCCCGGTACGCCGACGTCTTCGCCGCACTCGGTACAGAAGCCCGGCTGAGAATCATCCGCGTCCTCCTGGCAGCCCACCCACAGGGGCTGTTCGCCGGCGAGATCCAGAGCGCCCTTGGGATTCCCGCCTCCACCCTGTCCCACCACCTGGACAAGCTGAAAAGCGAGAAACTGGTCCGTGTCCGCCGCAGCGGTACGTTCCTGCGCTATACGGCCGATGTGGACACGCTGCGCGAAGTCGTCACCTTTCTCTACGCGCAGTGCTGCGGCCGCGGCAGAGAAACCCCGCTGGGTGACGTCACCCAGCTCTGCGCGCCACCACCGACAAGTGTGTAA